From the Saimiri boliviensis isolate mSaiBol1 chromosome X, mSaiBol1.pri, whole genome shotgun sequence genome, one window contains:
- the SLITRK4 gene encoding SLIT and NTRK-like protein 4 — MFLWLFLILSALISSTNADSDISVEICNVCSCVSVENVLYVNCEKVSVYRPNQLKPPWSNFYHLNFQNNFLNILYPNTFLNFSHAVSLHLGNNKLQNIEGGAFLGLSALKQLHLNNNELKILRADTFLGIENLEYLQADYNLIKYIERGAFNKLHKLKVLILNDNLISFLPDNIFRFASLTHLDIRGNRIQKLPYIGVLEHIGRVVELQLEDNPWNCSCDLLPLKAWLENMPYNIYIGEAICETPSDLYGRLLKETNKQELCPMGTGSDFDVRILPPSQLENGYTTPNGHTTQTSLHRLVTKPPKTTNPSKISGIVAGKALSNRNLSQIVSYQTRVPPLTPCPAPCFCKTHPSDLGLSVNCQEKNIQSMSELIPKPLNAKKLHVNGNSIKDVDMSDFTDFEGLDLLHLGSNQITVIKGDVFHNLTNLRRLYLNGNQIERLSPEIFSGLHNLQYLYLEYNLIKEILAGTFDSMPNLQLLYLNNNLLKSLPVYIFSGAPLARLNLRNNKFMYLPVSGVLDQLQSLTQIDLEGNPWDCTCDLVALKLWLEKLSDGIVVKELKCETPVQFANIELKSLKNEILCPKLLNKPSAPFTSPAPAITFTTPLGPIRSPPGGPVPLSILILSILVVLILTVFVAFCLLVFVLRRNKKPTVKHEGLGNPECGSMQLQLRKHDHKTSKKDGLSTEAFIPQTIEQMSKSHTCGLKESETGFMFSDPPGQKVVMRNVADKEKDLLHVDTRKRLSTIDELDELFPSRDSNVFIQNFLESKKEYNSIGVSGFEIRYPEKQPDKKNKKSLIGGNHSKIVVEQRKSEYFELKAKLQSSPDYLQVLEEQTALNKI; from the coding sequence ATGTTTCTTTGGCTGTTTCTGATTTTGTCAGCCCTGATTTCTTCGACAAATGCAGATTCTGACATATCGGTGGAAATTTGCAATGTGTGCTCCTGCGTTTCAGTTGAGAATGTACTCTATGTCAACTGTGAGAAGGTTTCAGTCTACAGACCAAATCAGCTGAAACCACCTTGGTCTAATTTTTATCACCTCAatttccaaaacaattttttaaatattctgtatccAAATACATTCTTGAATTTTTCACATGCAGTATCCCTGCATCTGGGAAATAATAAACTGCAGAACATTGAGGGAGGAGCCTTTCTTGGGCTCAGTGCATTAAAGCAGTTGCACTTGAACAACAATGAATTAAAGATTCTCCGAGCTGACACTTTCCTTGGCATAGAGAACTTGGAGTATCTCCAGGCTGACTACaatttaatcaaatatattgAACGAGGAGCCTTCAATAAGCTCCACAAACTGAAAGTTCTTATTCTTAATGACAATCTGATTTCATTCCTTCCTGATAATATTTTCCGATTTGCATCTTTGACCCATCTGGATATACGAGGGAACAGAATCCAGAAGCTCCCTTATATCGGAGTTCTGGAACACATTGGCCGTGTCGTTGAACTGCAACTAGAAGATAACCCTTGGAACTGTAGCTGTGATTTGTTGCCTTTAAAAGCTTGGCTGGAAAACATGCCATATAACATTTACATAGGAGAAGCTATCTGTGAAACTCCCAGTGACTTATATGGAaggcttttaaaagaaaccaacaaacaaGAATTATGCCCCATGGGCACTGGCAGTGATTTTGATGTGCGCATCCTGCCTCCATCTCAGCTGGAAAATGGCTACACCACTCCCAATGGTCACACTACCCAAACATCTTTACACAGATTAGTAACTAAACCACCAAAAACAACAAATCCTTCCAAGATCTCTGGAATTGTGGCAGGCAAAGCACTCTCCAATCGCAATCTCAGTCAGATTGTGTCTTACCAAACAAGGGTGCCTCCTCTAACACCTTGCCCGGCCCCTTGCTTCTGCAAAACACATCCTTCAGATTTGGGACTGAGTGTGAACTgccaagagaaaaatatacagtCTATGTCTGAATTGATACCAAAACCTTTAAATGCCAAGAAGCTGCATGTCAATGGCAATAGCATCAAGGACGTGGACATGTCAGACTTCACTGACTTTGAAGGACTGGATTTGCTTCATTTAGGCAGCAATCAAATTACAGTGATTAAGGGAGACGTATTTCACAATCTTACTAATTTACGCAGGCTATATCTCAATGGCAATCAAATTGAAAGACTCTCTCCTGAAATATTTTCAGGTCTTCATAATCTGCAGTATCTGTATTTGGAATACAATTTGATTAAGGAAATTTTAGCAGGCACTTTTGACTCGATGCCAAATTTGCAGTTACTGTACTTAAACAATAATCTCCTAAAGAGCCTGCCTGTTTACATTTTCTCTGGAGCACCCTTAGCTAGACTGAACCTGAGGAACAATAAATTCATGTACCTACCTGTCAGTGGGGTCCTTGATCAGTTGCAGTCTCTTACACAGATTGACTTGGAGGGCAACCCATGGGACTGTACTTGTGACTTGGTAGCATTAAAGCTGTGGCTGGAGAAGTTGAGTGATGGGATTGTtgtaaaagaactgaaatgtGAGACGCCTGTTCAGTTTGCCAACATTGAACTGAAGTCCCTCAAAAATGAAATCTTATGTCCCAAACTTTTAAATAAGCCGTCTGCACCATTCACGAGCCCGGCACCTGCCATTACATTCACCACTCCTTTAGGTCCCATTCGAAGTCCTCCTGGTGGCCCAGTGCCTCTGTCTATTTTAATCTTAAGTATCTTAGTGGTTCTCATTTTAACTGTGTTTGTTGCtttttgccttcttgtttttGTTCTGCGACGCAACAAGAAACCCACAGTAAAGCACGAAGGCCTGGGGAATCCTGAATGTGGCTCCATGCAGCTGCAGCTAAGGAAGCATGACCACAAAACCAGTAAAAAGGATGGACTGAGCACAGAAGCTTTCATTCCACAAACTATAGAACAAATGAGCAAGAGCCACACTTGTGGCTTGAAAGAGTCAGAAACTGGGTTCATGTTTTCAGATCCTCCAGGACAGAAAGTTGTTATGAGAAATGTGGCTGACAAGGAGAAAGATTTATTACATGTGGATACCAGGAAGAGACTGAGCACAATTGATGAGCTGGATGAATTATTCCCTAGCAGGGAttccaatgtgtttattcagaattttcttgaaagcaaaaaagaatataatagcATAGGTGTCAGTGGTTTTGAGATCCGCTATCCAGAAAAACAAccagacaaaaaaaataagaagtcacTGATAGGTGGCAACCACAGTAAAATTGTCGTGGAACAAAGGAAGAGTGAGTATTTTGAACTGAAGGCAAAACTGCAGAGTTCCCCTGACTACCTACAGGTCCTCGAGGAGCAAACAGCTTTGAACAAGATCTAG